The proteins below come from a single Podarcis muralis chromosome 8, rPodMur119.hap1.1, whole genome shotgun sequence genomic window:
- the FAM110B gene encoding protein FAM110B → MPTETLQTGSMVKPVSPAITFTSAVPLRILNKGPDYFRRQAEPNPKRLSAVERLEADKAKYVKSQEVINAKQEPVKPAVLPKPPVCPAAKRALGSPTLKVFSNNAKTESGVQRENLKLEILKNIINSSEGSSSGSGHKHSSRNWPPHKSDSGDLNRHSFAESLKVYPTQGRSSPQESNSNVGRRLLGQSPESFLHVSHSSSDIRKVSSGKTLKAIPCSSSAPPLPPKPKIAAITTLKSPEVDTVESSCGVSRRPSLQRSKSDLSDRYFRVDADVERFFNYCGLDPEELENLGMENFARANSDIISLNFRSASMISSDCEQSQDSNSDLRNDDSANDRVPYGISAIERNARIIKWLYSIKQARESQKVSHV, encoded by the coding sequence ATGCCTACAGAAACACTACAGACAGGTAGCATGGTGAAACCTGTCAGCCCCGCCATCACTTTCACTTCAGCCGTTCCACTCCGGATTCTAAACAAAGGACCTGACTATTTTCGCAGGCAAGCAGAGCCTAACCCAAAAAGACTTAGTGCCGTGGAGAGGCTGGAAGCTGACAAGGCAAAATACGTTAAGAGCCAAGAGGTCATCAACGCCAAACAAGAGCCTGTGAAACCAGCAGTGCTTCCCAAGCCGCCAGTGTGTCCTGCAGCCAAGCGGGCTTTGGGCAGCCCTACCTTGAAAGTGTTTAGCAACAATGCAAAGACTGAGAGTGGTGTCCAAAGGGAGAATCTGAAGCTAGAGATTTTGAAAAACATAATCAATAGCTCAGAGGGCTCTAGTTCAGGTTCGGGTCACAAACATAGTTCACGAAACTGGCCTCCCCACAAATCCGATTCAGGAGACCTTAACCGGCATTCGTTTGCAGAATCCTTAAAGGTTTACCCCACCCAAGGCCGTAGCAGTCCTCAAGAAAGCAACTCCAATGTGGGTAGAAGGCTATTGGGACAGTCGCCAGAGTCATTCTTGCACGTTTCCCATAGCTCATCAGACATTAGGAAAGTATCTAGTGGCAAAACCTTAAAAGCAATACCGTGCAGTAGTTCAGCTCCACCTCTCCCTCCCAAACCCAAAATTGCTGCCATCACCACGCTGAAATCGCCAGAGGTGGACACAGTAGAATCCAGCTGTGGAGTCAGTAGACGACCTTCTCTACAGCGATCAAAGTCAGACTTAAGTGACAGATACTTTCGAGTTGATGCAGATGTTGAAAGATTCTTTAACTACTGTGGACTGGATCCTGAAGAACTTGAAAATCTTGGGATGGAAAATTTTGCAAGGGCTAACTCTGATATTATCTCTCTCAATTTTCGCAGTGCAAGTATGATCAGTTCAGACTGTGAACAGTCTCAGGACAGCAACAGTGACCTTAGAAACGATGATAGTGCCAATGACCGCGTGCCATATGGCATTTCTGCAATCGAAAGAAATGCCAGAATCATCAAGTGGTTATACAGCATCAAGCAAGCTAGAGAGTCACAGAAAGTGTCCCATGTGTGA